In one Silene latifolia isolate original U9 population chromosome 10, ASM4854445v1, whole genome shotgun sequence genomic region, the following are encoded:
- the LOC141607095 gene encoding syntaxin-71-like, with amino-acid sequence MTETKGVICTVLGLLYAWSRSEFFQESEESNQFRQEYEMRKIKQDEGLDFIAEGLDTLKEMTEAMNEEIDRQVPLMDEIHDKADRASSDLKTTNVRIKDTVNKLRSSRNFCLDITLLSIILGIALYLYNVLK; translated from the exons atgactgagacgaaAGGTGTAATTTGTACTGTATTAGGGTTGCTCT ATGCCTGGTCTCGCTCTGAGTTTTTTCAAGAATCTGAAGAGTCTAATCAGTTTCGACAGGAGTATGAAATGCGCAAAATCAAGCAG GATGAAGGTTTGGATTTCATTGCTGAAGGACTCGACACCTTAAAAGAGATGACCGAAGCTATGAACGAG GAAATTGACAGACAAGTTCCACTCATGGATGAAATACATGACAAG GCTGATCGTGCATCATCTGATCTCAAAACTACCAATGTAAGGATCAAGGACACTGTGAACAAG CTGAGAAGTAGCCGCAACTTTTGCCTTGATATTACTCTCTTGTCCATCATTCTAGGGATAGCTCTGTACCTATACAA TGTGCTGAAGTAA
- the LOC141607094 gene encoding uncharacterized protein LOC141607094, with protein MHNTRFSNLNLEPFDQEIEHTLFRLRKNKKGAIVAIPEGGDFDDLHSETDNSEYSEESEESLDMAGTIKELTAPDLTQQPLCITYPPLGENGTFELKSGLIHQLPTFNGLSGEDPNKHLSDFHIVCSSMKPATVTDEQLKLRAFPFSLKDAARDWLYYLPPASIDTWVKMKKAFLEKYFPASRASQLKKEISNTEQRDCETMYEYLERFKKLCATCPYHGYTAQDLVMYFCGGLCMEDARTVSAACGGNIVNKRPPEAWTIIGELAESSRDFARKYVKRGVNSVGSSSSSHLEEKVDSLTTLFKEMMTGQKMAMICGICSTGGHPSEHCPLMQEGSQEEVNGVWESIPQKKWDPYSNTYNEGWKAHPNFRWGNSQNTQQFGQSGQSGQSKVQFIPRPPVQHVAPT; from the coding sequence ATGCATAATACTCGTTTTTCTAACTTGAACCTCGAGCCTTTCGATCAAGAGATTGAGCATACTCTTTTCAGGTTACGGAAGAACAAGAAAGGTGCAATAGTGGCTATTCCTGAAGGCGGCGATTTCGACGATCTACATTCCGAAACTGACAATTCTGAATATTCTGAAGAATCCGAAGAGTCTTTAGACATGGCTGGTACTATTAAAGAACTTACTGCACCCGATCTCACCCAACAACCTCTTTGTATTACTTATCCTCCGTTAGGTGAGAATGGAACTTTTGAGTTGAAGTCAGGGTTGATTCATCAATTGCCCACTTTCAACGGTCTAAGTGGAGAGGACCCCAATAAGCATTTGTCGGATTTCCATATTgtttgctcaagcatgaagccGGCTACAGTTACTGATGAACAACTTAAATTGAGGGCCTTTCCATTCTCTCTTAAGGATGCTGCACGAGATTGGTTATATTACTTGCCACCTGCAAGTATTGATACATGGGTAAAGATGAAGAAAGCATTCCTTGAGAAATATTTTCCAGCTTCCCGAGCGTCCCAATTGAAGAAAGAGATTAGCAATACAGAACAAAGAGATTGTGAGACTATGTACGAGTACTTGGAACGCTTCAAGAAATTATGTGCTACATGTCCTTATCATGGATATACCGCTCAAGACCTTGTCATGTACTTTTGTGGAGGTCTTTGCATGGAAGATGCCCGTACTGTATCTGCCGCATGTGGTGGAAATATTGTGAACAAAAGACCGCCTGAGGCTTGGACGATCATTGGTGAGTTGGCTGAGAGCTCCCGAGATTTTGCTAGAAAATATGTAAAGCGTGGAGTAAATTCAGTgggttcttcatcttcttcccatCTTGAAGAAAAAGTTGACAGCTTGACAACTCTTTTTAAGGAGATGATGACGGGACAGAAGATGGCGATGATATGTGGAATTTGTTCCACCGGAGGACATCCTAGTGAGCATTGTCCACTTATGCAAGAAGGTTCTCAAGAAGAGGTGAATGGAGTATGGGAGAGTATACCTCAAAAGAAGTGGGATCCTTACTCTAACACTTACAATGAAGGTTGGAAGGCTCATCCAAATTTTAGGTGGGGAAATTCTCAAAACACTCAGCAATTTGGACAAAGTGGCCAATCAGGTCAATCTAAGGTCCAATTTATACCCCGACCACCGGTTCAACATGTGGCTCCTACATAA
- the LOC141605098 gene encoding calmodulin-binding receptor-like cytoplasmic kinase 2, translated as MAVTPETLSQSAVSSDFSASKTTQPPRNRLKTAARAVARVFIGCLTPPDDDVDNNGSYRKKQYEYHSYQSSYSGSSGKRNGSQKKRGSARSYNPNMELDLGNLKLTMTQIYKATRDFSPSLKLGQGGFGAVYRGTLDDGTNVAIKRAKRVDYGDNLGAEFTNEIRTLAQVDHLNLVKLYGFLEDGVERILVVEYVPNGTLRDHLDGIRGDGLETAARLDIAIDVAHAITYLHMYTDKPIIHRDIKSSNILLTERCRAKVADFGFARIAADRDSDATHVSTQVKGTAGYLDPVYLRTFHLTEKSDVYSFGALLVELVTGRRPIEPRRTTKERITTKWAIMKFMDGDTISTIDPKLEANSANVKVLEKVLELAFICVAPQRENRPTMQRCAEILWSIRKDYTERTTSDTLTSSPSSQRSSSFPDPQLSSDRFL; from the exons ATGGCTGTGACACCGGAGACCCTATCCCAATCCGCAGTCTCCTCCGACTTCTCTGCCTCTAAGACCACTCAGCCGCCTCGTAACCGCCTTAAGACGGCGGCGAGGGCGGTTGCTCGGGTTTTCATTGGTTGTTTAACTCCACCggatgatgatgttgataatAATGGGTCTTATCGTAAGAAACAATATGAGTATCACTCATATCAGTCATCTTATTCAg GTTCATCTGGCAAAAGGAACGGAAGCCAAAAGAAGAGAGGGTCAGCTAGATCATACAACCCAAATATGGAGTTAGATTTGGGAAATCTAAAGTTGACAATGACACAAATATACAAAGCAACAAGAGACTTCTCCCCTTCTTTGAAACTCGGGCAAGGCGGGTTTGGAGCGGTCTATAGAGGAACTTTAGATGATGGCACCAATGTTGCCATTAAACGCGCAAAAAGG GTCGACTATGGTGATAACTTAGGAGCGGAGTTTACCAATGAAATTCGAACATTAGCTCAGGTGGATCACCTGAACTTGGTAAAGTTATATGGGTTTTTGGAAGATGGAGTTGAAAGGATACTTGTTGTTGAGTATGTTCCTAATGGAACTCTCAGAGATCACTTAGACG GTATACGCGGAGATGGTCTAGAAACGGCTGCAAGGCTTGACATTGCAATTGATGTTGCTCATGCCATTACATATCTTCATATGTACACTG ATAAACCCATAATCCACAGGGATATAAAATCATCCAACATTCTTCTAACTGAACGTTGTCGAGCAAAGGTTGCTGATTTCGGGTTTGCCAGAATAGCAGCGGATAGAGACTCAGACGCTACTCATGTATCTACTCAAGTTAAAGGCACTGCAGGGTATTTAGACCCAGTTTACCTGCGGACTTTCCACCTCACCGAAAAGAGTGATGTCTACTCATTTGGCGCGTTGTTGGTGGAACTCGTGACTGGCAGACGCCCTATCGAACCTAGACGAACAACCAAGGAGCGAATCACTACTAAATGG GCGATTATGAAATTCATGGACGGAGACACGATATCAACCATCGATCCCAAGCTAGAAGCAAACTCAGCAAATGTTAAAGTACTGGAAAAGGTCCTGGAGCTAGCCTTCATATGTGTCGCTCCTCAGAGAGAAAACCGGCCAACTATGCAGCGATGCGCAGAAATACTCTGGAGCATCCGTAAGGACTACACAGAGAGAACAACTTCCGACACACTCACTTCTTCCCCCTCGTCACAGAGAAGCAGCTCATTCCCAGACCCACAGTTGTCCAGTGATCGATTTTTGTAG